The following are encoded together in the Methylorubrum sp. B1-46 genome:
- a CDS encoding SapC family protein, producing the protein MSKQLLIYERAVPVTRQRHGAWSVKAGASFEFARSVNSVPLMVAEFPNAAAEYTIVFGGAEDEIIPVALLGIRDNENLYVSDSGTWAGAYVPAFLRRYPFVFSSDNANDADATFTLCVDEEFSGCNDEGRGERLFDADGERTQYLQNVLGFLQAYQVQFQRTKLFVKRLQEFGLLEPMQAQFTLRSGQRSTLSGFSVVNRERLKALAPEQLAELMQADEMELVYLHLTSLRNLTPIAERIGGPADAAQAAETAPSSPTDFETSGNA; encoded by the coding sequence ATGAGCAAGCAGCTTCTCATCTACGAGCGTGCCGTGCCGGTGACGCGTCAGCGTCATGGGGCGTGGTCAGTCAAGGCGGGGGCATCGTTCGAGTTCGCGCGCAGCGTCAACTCCGTGCCGCTGATGGTGGCCGAGTTTCCGAACGCCGCGGCCGAGTACACCATCGTCTTCGGCGGCGCGGAAGACGAGATTATCCCGGTGGCGCTGCTCGGGATCCGCGACAACGAGAATCTCTACGTCTCCGATTCCGGCACCTGGGCCGGCGCCTACGTTCCGGCCTTCCTGCGCCGCTATCCCTTCGTGTTCTCCAGCGATAACGCGAACGACGCCGACGCGACCTTCACGCTCTGCGTCGATGAGGAATTCTCCGGCTGCAACGACGAGGGTCGGGGCGAGCGTCTGTTCGATGCCGACGGCGAGCGCACGCAGTACCTGCAGAACGTCCTGGGCTTCCTCCAGGCCTACCAAGTGCAGTTCCAGCGCACCAAGCTGTTCGTGAAGCGCCTGCAGGAGTTCGGCCTGCTGGAGCCGATGCAGGCGCAGTTCACGCTGCGCAGCGGCCAGCGCTCGACCCTGTCGGGCTTCAGCGTGGTCAACCGCGAGCGCCTCAAGGCCCTCGCGCCCGAGCAGCTCGCCGAGCTGATGCAGGCGGACGAGATGGAGCTCGTCTATCTGCACCTCACTTCGCTGCGGAACCTGACACCGATCGCCGAGCGGATCGGCGGTCCGGCCGATGCCGCTCAGGCCGCGGAGACCGCTCCGTCCTCGCCGACGGACTTCGAGACGTCGGGCAACGCCTGA